Proteins from one Camelina sativa cultivar DH55 chromosome 8, Cs, whole genome shotgun sequence genomic window:
- the LOC104706020 gene encoding autophagy protein 5-like: protein MATIEDDFSRKASLSSPQSRQGATEMDVAGQVKTARVPVRLYVWSINQDFENLEDVPEIDTWDDISYLNRPVEFLREEGKCFTLRNVIESLLPEFIGDKAQTSGEERSNDDDTEEADGLLREMGEIKLARIQGIEMKLEIPFSWVVNNLMNPEFYLHISVLVKAPQR from the exons ATGGCAACTATCGAAGATGATTTTTCAAGAAAAGCAAGCTTGTCATCTCCACAATCTCGACAAGGTGCGACCGAGATGGATGTTGCTGGACAAGTTAAGACAG CAAGAGTTCCTGTTCGGTTGTATGTTTGGAGTATAAATCAAGATTTCGAGAATCTTGAAGATGTACCTGAGATCGATACATGGGATGACATCTCCTACCTAAATCGCCCTGTTGAATTCCTCAGAGAAGAAG GGAAATGCTTTACCTTACGCAATGTCATTGAAAGTCTCCTCCCAGAGTTtattggagacaaagctcaaacgagtggagaagaaagaagcaacGATGACGATACAGAAGAAGCAGATGGGTTGCTGCGGGAGATGGGTGAAATCAAACTGGCAAGGATCCAAGGGATAGAAATGAAACTAGAGATACCGTTTTCGTGGGTGGTAAATAACTTGATGAACCCAGAATTCTATCTCCATATCTCTGTTCTTGTGAAAGCTCCTCAAAGGTGA
- the LOC104706021 gene encoding UTP--glucose-1-phosphate uridylyltransferase 1: MAAATEKLPQLKSAVDGLTEMSVNEKSGFINLVSRYLSGEAQHIEWSKIQTPTDEIVVPYDKMANVSEDASETKYLLDKLVVLKLNGGLGTTMGCTGPKSVIEVRDGLTFLDLIVIQIENLNNKYGCKVPLVLMNSFNTHDDTQKIVEKYTNSNVDIHTFNQSKYPRVVADEFVPWPSKGKTDKDGWYPPGHGDVFPSLMNSGKLDAFLSQGKEYVFVANSDNLGAIVDLKILKHLIQNKNEYCMEVTPKTLADVKGGTLISYEGKVQLLEIAQVPDEHVNEFKSIEKFKIFNTNNLWVNLKAIKKLVEADALKMEIIPNPKEVDGVKVLQLETAAGAAIRFFDNAIGVNVPRSRFLPVKATSDLLLVQSDLYTLVDGFVTRNKARTNPTNPAIELGPEFKKVASFLSRFKSIPSIVELDSLKVSGDVSFGSSVVLKGKVSVKANSGTKLEIPDNAALENKDINGPKDL; the protein is encoded by the exons ATGGCCGCCGCAACCGAGAAGCTCCCGCAGCTCAAATCCGCCGTTGATGGACTTACTGAGATGAG TGTGAATGAGAAGAGCGGATTCATCAACCTCGTTTCACGTTACCTCAG CGGTGAGGCTCAGCACATTGAATGGAGCAAGATCCAGACACCTACTGATGAGATTGTTGTTCCTTATGATAAAATGGCTAACGTCTCTGAag ATGCTTCCGAGACCAAATATTTGTTGGACAAGCTTGTTGTGCTAAAGCTTAATGGAGGTTTGGGAACAACAATGGGATGCACTGGTCCAAA ATCGGTTATCGAAGTTCGTGATGGTTTGACATTTCTTGACCTGATTGTTATCCAGATTGAG AATCTCAACAACAAGTATGGCTGCAAGGTTCCTTTGGTTCTTATGAACTCATTCAATACACATGATGACACCCAAAAG ATTGTGGAAAAATATACCAACTCGAATGTTGATATTCACACTTTTAATCAG AGCAAATATCCTCGTGTTGTTGCTGATGAGTTTGTGCCGTGGCCTAGCAAAGGAAAGACTGACAAGGATGGATG GTATCCTCCTGGTCATGGCGATGTATTCCCGTCCCTTATGAACAGTGGCAAGCTTGATGCTTTCTTATCACAG GGTAAGGAGTATGTGTTCGTCGCCAACTCAGACAACTTGGGCGCTATTGTTGACTTGA AAATCTTGAAGCACCTGATCCAGAACAAAAATGAGTACTGTATGGAGGTTACACCCAAAACCCTAGCTGATGTAAAGGGAGGAACTCTCATCTCTTATGAAGGAAAAGTTCAG CTTTTGGAGATTGCTCAGGTTCCTGATGAACAT GTAAATGAATTCAAATCAATTGAGAAATTCAAGATTTTCAACACAAATAACCT TTGGGTTAACTTGAAAGCAATCAAAAAGCTTGTGGAAGCTGATGCACTTAAAATGGAGATCATCCCAAACCCAAAG GAAGTTGATGGAGTCAAAGTTCTTCAACTGGAAACTGCAGCTGGTGCTGCGATAAGG TTCTTTGATAATGCAATCGGTGTGAATGTACCTCGCTCACGGTTCTTGCCAGTGAAGGCAACTTCAGACTTGCTTCTTGTTCAG TCGGATCTGTACACACTCGTTGATGGCTTTGTCACAAGAAACAAAGCTAGGACAAACCCCACAAACCCAGCTATTGAATTGGGACCCGAATTTAAAAAG GTGGCGAGCTTCCTTAGCCGGTTCAAGTCCATCCCAAGTATAGTTGAGCTTGATAGCCTTAAGGTCTCGGGTGATGTCTCGTTTGGCTCTAGCGTTGTTCTTAAGGGCAAAGTGTCAGTAAAGGCAAACTCCGGGACTAAACTTGAAATCCCTGACAATGCCGCGCTCGAGAATAAG GACATCAATGGTCCAAAGGATCtgtga